In Numidum massiliense, a single genomic region encodes these proteins:
- a CDS encoding AMP-binding protein, protein MAELLNVSVGRLLENVATAQPEHEAVVYPERNLRYTYRQFDDVCRQVAKGLMHLGIEKGEHVAIWATNQPEWLVSQFATGKMGAVLVTVNTNYRTAELEYLLKQSDATTLILMESYRGASYIDMLYEIVPELRTSELGALSSERLPYLKNVIVLGEKRYPGMYLWDDLVQMGEAVGDGALDRRTDELAPDDVINMQYTSGTTGFPKGVMLTHNNIVNNGAHIAASMRLTAADRLCIPVPFFHCFGCVLGTMACVSVGATMVPVESFEPLTVLKAVEVERCTALHGVPTMFIAELNHPEFDRFDLSSLRTGIMAGSTCPMEVMKAVMGKMGAAQITIAYGQTEASPVITQTRADDPIDLKVSSVGRKIPHVEVKIIDPTTREEVPTGEQGELCTRGYHVMKGYYKNPEATAEVIDADGWLHTGDLATMDGDGYVQITGRLKDMIIRGGENIYPREVEEFLYTHPQILDVQIVGVPDELFGEEVMAWIILKEDATLTAEDIRDYCRGKIARHKIPRYIEFCREYPMTASGKIQKFKLRQMAHELLGLGIEEATK, encoded by the coding sequence ATGGCAGAGCTGTTAAACGTTTCGGTCGGACGGTTGCTAGAAAACGTCGCTACGGCACAGCCCGAGCACGAGGCAGTCGTTTACCCGGAGCGGAACTTGCGCTATACGTACCGCCAGTTCGACGACGTGTGTCGGCAAGTGGCGAAGGGGTTGATGCACCTCGGCATCGAGAAGGGTGAGCACGTGGCGATTTGGGCGACGAACCAGCCAGAATGGCTCGTCTCCCAGTTTGCGACAGGGAAAATGGGTGCTGTCCTCGTCACGGTAAACACGAATTACCGCACGGCAGAGCTAGAGTATTTATTAAAGCAATCGGATGCGACGACGCTCATTTTAATGGAGTCATACCGCGGTGCTTCGTACATTGACATGTTATACGAAATCGTACCGGAATTGCGTACGTCCGAGCTAGGCGCATTGTCGTCGGAGCGGTTGCCTTACTTAAAGAACGTCATCGTGCTCGGTGAGAAGCGCTATCCGGGCATGTATCTCTGGGACGACCTCGTGCAGATGGGAGAGGCGGTGGGCGACGGTGCACTCGACCGACGCACGGATGAACTCGCGCCGGACGACGTCATTAACATGCAATATACGTCGGGTACGACCGGTTTTCCGAAAGGCGTCATGCTCACGCACAACAACATCGTCAACAACGGGGCACACATTGCGGCATCGATGCGCTTGACAGCTGCCGATCGGCTGTGTATTCCGGTCCCCTTTTTCCACTGTTTCGGCTGTGTGTTGGGGACGATGGCGTGTGTGTCCGTCGGGGCGACGATGGTGCCTGTCGAGTCGTTTGAGCCGCTCACGGTGTTGAAAGCGGTCGAGGTGGAACGTTGTACCGCACTACACGGTGTGCCTACGATGTTTATCGCCGAGTTAAACCATCCTGAGTTTGACCGGTTTGACTTGTCGTCGCTGCGCACCGGCATTATGGCTGGCTCGACCTGTCCGATGGAAGTGATGAAAGCCGTCATGGGAAAAATGGGCGCGGCACAAATTACGATTGCTTACGGGCAAACGGAGGCGTCTCCCGTCATTACGCAGACGCGCGCCGACGACCCGATCGACTTAAAAGTGTCTTCCGTCGGACGTAAAATACCGCACGTAGAAGTAAAAATTATCGATCCAACTACGAGGGAAGAGGTACCGACCGGAGAGCAAGGGGAACTGTGTACGCGCGGTTATCACGTCATGAAGGGGTACTACAAAAATCCGGAAGCGACGGCAGAAGTGATCGATGCCGACGGTTGGCTGCACACGGGTGATTTGGCGACGATGGATGGGGACGGGTACGTGCAAATAACGGGTCGTTTAAAAGATATGATCATTCGCGGCGGCGAAAACATATATCCGCGGGAAGTGGAAGAATTTTTGTACACGCATCCACAAATTCTCGACGTACAAATCGTCGGTGTGCCCGATGAGCTGTTCGGTGAAGAAGTGATGGCGTGGATCATTTTAAAGGAAGACGCAACGTTAACGGCTGAAGACATTCGCGACTACTGTCGCGGTAAAATTGCCCGGCACAAAATACCGCGCTACATCGAATTTTGTCGCGAATACCCGATGACGGCGTCGGGTAAGATCCAGAAGTTCAAACTACGGCAAATGGCGCATGAGTTACTCGGGCTGGGGATTGAAGAAGCTACGAAATGA
- a CDS encoding acetyl-CoA carboxylase biotin carboxyl carrier protein subunit — protein MKQIKATMAGSVWKMLVSEGEQVTAGQEVVILESMKMEIPITAETSGTVKKVRIEEGGFVNEDDILIELA, from the coding sequence ATGAAACAGATTAAAGCGACGATGGCTGGAAGTGTGTGGAAAATGCTCGTTAGCGAAGGTGAACAAGTGACCGCGGGACAAGAAGTCGTTATTTTGGAATCGATGAAAATGGAAATTCCGATTACGGCGGAGACGAGCGGTACGGTGAAAAAGGTGCGCATCGAGGAGGGCGGGTTCGTCAACGAAGACGACATCTTGATCGAGCTCGCGTAA
- a CDS encoding hydroxymethylglutaryl-CoA lyase — MKWPQAVTLKEVGPRDGLQNEQQFLETEHKVAWINALSQTGLTYVEITSFVHPRWMPALSDGESVAKQIVRVPGVTYAALVPNRRGLVRALSADVDEVAVFMSASETHNRKNINKSCADTLPILREVVREATQAGKRVRGYLSTVFGCPYEGEVAHRDVLRLADALFEMGVYEVSFGDTIGVANPRQVQIVLSELLSYYPAEKLALHFHDTRGTAIANVLAALDLGITVFDGSVGGLGGCPYAPGASGNIATDDLLYMLAEMGISTGIDRDKLHEAARFIQEKIGRQLPSHQLRALSGTMSK, encoded by the coding sequence GTGAAATGGCCGCAAGCTGTGACACTAAAAGAAGTTGGACCGCGCGACGGGTTACAAAATGAGCAGCAATTTTTGGAGACTGAGCATAAAGTTGCATGGATTAACGCCTTGTCTCAAACGGGTTTAACGTACGTTGAGATCACGTCCTTTGTCCATCCGCGTTGGATGCCGGCTCTTTCGGACGGCGAGTCGGTCGCTAAACAAATTGTGCGCGTCCCCGGCGTGACGTACGCCGCACTCGTGCCGAACCGCCGTGGGCTCGTACGGGCATTGTCCGCCGATGTGGACGAAGTGGCCGTGTTTATGTCCGCGAGCGAGACCCATAACCGTAAAAATATTAACAAATCGTGTGCGGACACACTACCTATTTTACGCGAAGTCGTCCGCGAGGCAACGCAAGCGGGCAAGCGCGTCCGCGGCTACCTTTCGACTGTCTTCGGTTGTCCTTACGAAGGGGAAGTCGCGCACCGTGACGTCTTGCGCCTCGCCGACGCGTTGTTTGAAATGGGCGTGTACGAAGTGTCGTTCGGCGACACGATTGGTGTCGCCAACCCGCGTCAAGTGCAAATCGTACTGAGCGAGCTGTTGTCTTACTATCCTGCGGAAAAACTGGCGCTCCACTTTCACGACACGCGGGGGACAGCAATCGCTAACGTCCTCGCCGCGCTCGATTTAGGGATTACTGTGTTTGACGGCTCAGTCGGCGGGCTCGGCGGTTGTCCCTATGCGCCGGGGGCATCGGGTAACATCGCGACCGACGATTTGTTGTACATGCTCGCCGAAATGGGGATTTCCACCGGAATCGACCGCGACAAACTGCACGAGGCTGCACGCTTCATTCAAGAAAAAATTGGCCGTCAGCTGCCGAGTCACCAGTTGCGAGCGCTTTCTGGGACGATGAGTAAATAA
- a CDS encoding enoyl-CoA hydratase, which yields MSTVEHTVTVAKEATGVVTVTLNRPQAANAMSLKLLHELNEAVQSMTYDRTVRCVIVTGAGDKAFCAGADLKERAGMNATEVRQTVALIRSNMDRLAELPQPVIAAVNGTAFGGGTELALACDIRLAAEHASFALTETSLGIIPGAGGTQRLARLVGLGRAKELIFTARRVQAEEAARIGLVEYVTPAASLMERAQALATQIASNAPIAVAQAKFAIDKGYDSDLHTGLAIEKSAYEVTIPTEDRMEGLRAFKEKRRPRFKGE from the coding sequence ATGTCTACCGTGGAGCATACGGTAACTGTAGCGAAAGAGGCGACAGGCGTTGTCACTGTGACGTTAAACCGCCCGCAAGCGGCTAACGCGATGTCGCTGAAGTTACTACACGAATTGAACGAAGCGGTACAAAGTATGACGTACGACCGCACCGTGCGCTGTGTCATCGTCACGGGGGCCGGCGACAAAGCGTTTTGCGCAGGTGCGGATCTAAAAGAGCGCGCCGGAATGAATGCGACCGAAGTGCGGCAAACAGTCGCATTAATTCGCAGCAACATGGATCGTCTAGCCGAATTGCCGCAACCGGTCATCGCCGCTGTCAACGGGACGGCTTTTGGCGGGGGAACGGAGCTGGCACTCGCGTGCGACATTCGCTTAGCCGCTGAGCATGCGTCGTTTGCCCTAACAGAAACGTCGCTCGGGATCATTCCCGGCGCAGGTGGTACGCAGCGGTTGGCGCGCCTGGTGGGGCTCGGGCGGGCGAAGGAGCTCATCTTCACGGCGCGGCGCGTACAAGCGGAAGAGGCGGCGCGCATCGGCCTCGTCGAATACGTTACGCCGGCAGCATCACTAATGGAAAGAGCGCAAGCGTTGGCCACCCAAATTGCGAGTAACGCGCCGATCGCTGTCGCGCAGGCGAAATTTGCGATTGACAAAGGGTATGACAGCGACCTTCATACCGGGCTGGCGATCGAAAAAAGTGCGTACGAAGTGACAATTCCGACAGAGGACCGCATGGAAGGGTTACGTGCCTTTAAAGAGAAGCGCCGCCCGAGATTTAAAGGCGAGTAA
- a CDS encoding acyl-CoA carboxylase subunit beta, whose amino-acid sequence MTEKNLQVYIDRITRGGAAKYHEKNAEKGKMFVRERLSLLFDDDVELEDALFANCLADDLPADGVVTAIGKVNGQTVCVMANDSTVKAGSWGWRTVEKIIRIQETAEKLSVPLVYLVDSAGARITDQIEMFPGRRGAGRIFYNQVKLSGQIPQICLLFGPSAAGGAYIPAFCDVVIMVEGNASMYLGSPRMAEMVIGEKVSLEEMGGGRMHCSVSGCGDFLAANEEEAIATARTYLSYFPVNYTAHPPQQTPQAPPAFDRAIEEIIPANQNAPFNMIDLVERLVDQDSFLEIKKLFAPELITGLARLDGRPIGIVANQPRVKGGVLFADSADKAARFITLCDAFNIPLLFLADVPGFMIGTKVERAGIIRHGAKMIAAMSEVTVPKISVIVRKAYGAGLYAMAGPAFEPDCCLALPTAQIAVMGPEAAVNAVYANKIAALPPEERATFIDQKRTEYREDIDLYRLASEMVIDGIIPAHRLRDELSKRFATYASKNVSFAARKHPVYPV is encoded by the coding sequence ATGACTGAAAAAAACTTGCAAGTTTACATAGACCGTATCACTCGCGGAGGGGCAGCCAAGTATCACGAAAAAAACGCGGAAAAAGGAAAGATGTTCGTGCGCGAGCGGCTAAGCCTATTGTTTGACGACGATGTCGAATTAGAGGATGCGTTGTTCGCCAACTGCTTGGCTGACGATTTACCGGCCGACGGCGTCGTTACCGCGATCGGCAAAGTGAACGGGCAGACCGTCTGCGTCATGGCCAACGATTCGACGGTGAAGGCGGGGTCGTGGGGTTGGCGCACCGTGGAAAAGATCATCCGCATCCAAGAGACGGCGGAAAAGCTATCTGTGCCACTCGTTTATTTAGTCGACTCAGCCGGCGCGCGCATTACCGATCAGATCGAGATGTTTCCGGGACGGCGCGGAGCTGGACGCATTTTTTACAACCAAGTGAAACTGTCCGGACAGATCCCGCAAATATGTTTGTTGTTCGGACCGTCAGCCGCTGGAGGCGCATACATTCCCGCGTTTTGCGACGTGGTCATTATGGTCGAAGGAAACGCTTCGATGTATCTCGGCTCGCCGCGCATGGCGGAAATGGTCATCGGGGAGAAAGTGTCGTTAGAGGAAATGGGTGGCGGGCGCATGCATTGTTCCGTCTCTGGGTGCGGCGACTTTTTAGCGGCTAACGAAGAAGAAGCGATCGCGACAGCGCGCACGTACTTGTCGTACTTTCCGGTCAATTACACGGCGCATCCGCCGCAGCAGACGCCACAAGCTCCGCCGGCCTTCGACCGTGCGATAGAAGAGATCATCCCCGCCAATCAAAACGCACCGTTCAACATGATCGACCTCGTTGAACGCCTCGTCGATCAGGATTCGTTTTTAGAAATAAAGAAGCTGTTCGCACCAGAACTCATCACTGGATTGGCCCGGCTCGACGGGAGGCCGATTGGAATCGTCGCCAACCAGCCGCGCGTCAAAGGGGGAGTTCTCTTCGCCGATTCTGCCGACAAAGCGGCGCGATTCATTACGTTATGTGACGCGTTCAACATCCCGCTGCTTTTTCTCGCTGACGTCCCCGGGTTTATGATCGGGACAAAAGTAGAAAGGGCAGGTATCATTCGCCACGGGGCGAAAATGATCGCCGCGATGTCGGAAGTGACCGTTCCGAAAATTTCCGTCATCGTGCGCAAAGCGTACGGTGCTGGCCTGTACGCAATGGCCGGGCCGGCGTTTGAGCCCGATTGCTGTCTCGCGCTTCCGACGGCACAAATAGCCGTCATGGGACCGGAAGCCGCCGTTAACGCCGTGTACGCCAACAAAATTGCCGCCTTACCGCCAGAAGAGCGCGCTACCTTCATTGACCAAAAGCGCACCGAGTACCGCGAAGACATCGATCTTTACCGTCTCGCCTCAGAGATGGTCATCGACGGCATCATTCCGGCACACCGTTTGCGCGACGAACTGAGCAAACGGTTCGCCACCTATGCTTCCAAGAACGTTTCGTTTGCGGCGCGCAAACATCCGGTGTATCCCGTATGA
- a CDS encoding cell wall elongation regulator TseB-like domain-containing protein gives MKRWAIILGIVTLLIVWQLLLVYNNFKGSELDLTNEGLTVAKEKAAVVTAQSVTYYPGDGGYVVINGKQKDGADVIVWVQNGDVWSERLANSVDQKQLRAQLSEAVIKRITPGMMTVPRGQNGAKGKKDEQGEKRPLWEVYYETATGESYYECFDYKSGKSVKKIEL, from the coding sequence GTGAAACGTTGGGCGATCATACTTGGGATTGTCACCTTGCTAATCGTTTGGCAATTACTACTTGTTTACAATAATTTTAAGGGATCAGAATTAGATTTAACTAACGAAGGTTTGACGGTGGCGAAAGAAAAGGCGGCTGTCGTTACTGCTCAGTCGGTGACGTATTATCCCGGCGACGGAGGATACGTTGTCATCAATGGGAAACAAAAGGACGGCGCGGACGTCATCGTCTGGGTACAAAATGGCGACGTCTGGTCCGAACGACTGGCAAATAGCGTGGATCAAAAACAACTGCGCGCGCAACTGTCGGAGGCGGTCATTAAACGTATCACCCCGGGGATGATGACCGTGCCACGCGGTCAAAACGGCGCCAAAGGAAAGAAAGATGAACAAGGTGAAAAACGCCCGCTCTGGGAAGTGTATTACGAAACAGCGACGGGCGAATCGTATTACGAGTGCTTCGATTATAAAAGCGGAAAAAGCGTCAAAAAGATCGAACTGTAA
- a CDS encoding AAA family ATPase, which yields MVKEIAIGVTVALLAFCAFLGVNVIPIVLVGLLATAFYVLLSLKGTSLPIGKNRRLNVKETVPKTSFNDVGGHKRTKQELMEALNFLIEREKIEAYGIRPIKGLLLSGPPGTGKTLMAKAAAHYTNSVFVAASGSEFVEMYVGVGAQRIRNVFKQARELAQKNDKKSAIVFIDEIDVIGGKRDGAQNREYDQTLNQLLTEMDGIQSSHDVQILVIAATNRPDMLDAALLRPGRFDRHILVDLPDKKAREHILKLYLGNKPLANDVQIAQVAEETFGFSGAQLESLANEAAIYALREQSEAIRPTHLASAIDKVMMGEKTDREATKQERERVAVHELGHALVSELVRPQSVSQVALSPRGKALGYVRQNPAGDKYLYTKKDIENEIKVTLAGAVAEEMIYGNRSTGSRNDFEQANERTVLLIETGLSNLGIINKELANKDAMQEESSRILERLLRETRTLLEQHRELFSSALAILLREEVLSGDYFRQKVSPERDCHCG from the coding sequence ATGGTTAAAGAAATAGCGATCGGGGTAACAGTAGCGCTACTCGCCTTTTGTGCCTTCCTCGGTGTCAACGTCATTCCTATTGTGTTAGTCGGATTGCTCGCGACAGCTTTTTACGTGTTGCTGTCGCTGAAGGGGACGTCTTTACCTATCGGAAAAAACAGGCGGCTCAATGTGAAGGAGACCGTGCCCAAGACGTCGTTTAACGATGTCGGGGGCCATAAGCGGACGAAGCAAGAGCTCATGGAAGCCTTAAATTTTTTGATTGAGCGCGAAAAAATTGAAGCGTACGGTATTCGTCCGATCAAAGGGTTGCTACTGTCCGGACCGCCAGGTACCGGGAAAACGCTAATGGCGAAAGCGGCGGCACACTACACGAACTCTGTGTTTGTCGCCGCGTCGGGCAGTGAGTTCGTCGAGATGTATGTCGGCGTCGGCGCGCAGCGTATCCGCAACGTGTTTAAACAAGCGCGCGAACTGGCGCAAAAAAACGATAAAAAGAGCGCCATCGTCTTTATCGACGAAATTGACGTGATCGGGGGGAAACGCGACGGCGCGCAAAACCGAGAGTACGACCAGACGTTAAACCAATTGCTGACGGAGATGGACGGGATCCAGTCGTCACACGACGTACAAATACTCGTCATCGCCGCCACGAACCGCCCTGACATGCTCGACGCGGCTCTGCTCCGACCAGGTCGTTTCGACCGTCACATACTTGTCGATTTGCCGGATAAAAAAGCACGGGAACATATATTAAAATTATATTTAGGAAACAAACCGCTGGCGAACGACGTCCAGATCGCGCAAGTAGCCGAGGAAACCTTCGGTTTTTCCGGCGCGCAGTTAGAAAGTTTAGCGAACGAAGCGGCGATCTACGCCTTGCGCGAACAATCGGAAGCCATTCGCCCCACCCATCTCGCCAGTGCGATCGATAAAGTGATGATGGGGGAGAAAACGGATCGCGAAGCGACGAAGCAAGAACGCGAACGCGTCGCTGTCCACGAATTGGGGCATGCGCTCGTTTCTGAGTTAGTGCGCCCGCAGTCTGTTTCCCAAGTCGCCCTCAGCCCGCGTGGCAAAGCGCTCGGCTATGTGCGGCAAAACCCGGCAGGGGACAAATATTTGTATACAAAAAAAGATATCGAAAACGAGATTAAGGTCACTTTGGCCGGAGCTGTCGCCGAAGAAATGATTTACGGTAATCGTAGTACTGGGTCGCGCAACGACTTTGAACAGGCAAACGAGCGGACAGTTTTGTTGATCGAGACAGGATTGTCGAATTTGGGTATAATTAATAAGGAGCTCGCCAACAAAGATGCTATGCAGGAAGAATCGTCACGCATTTTGGAGCGCTTGTTACGAGAGACGCGCACCCTATTGGAACAGCATCGCGAGTTGTTTTCTTCCGCGCTCGCCATTTTGTTACGGGAAGAAGTGTTGTCCGGCGACTATTTCCGGCAGAAGGTTTCCCCAGAGCGGGATTGTCATTGCGGTTAA
- a CDS encoding 3-hydroxyacyl-CoA dehydrogenase family protein, giving the protein MTNIHDVAVIGGGTMGCGIAETFAKNGFNVAVIEKSQADVARVELAIDLSLKKQLEKWRITEAEKKITLSHLEVTTDFERVKNVDLVIESVYEDFVTKKEVLQRCDRLARPGVIFASNTSALSLTELAAATERPDKVIGLHFLYPVGTRNLVEIVRALKTSDETVAAAKEIVDQLAKVSVEVYESPGFVTTRLMMTVINEALRVLMEGVATAREIDIAMKLGYDFQYGPLEAADRFGLDAVLAAMEHLYREFGEPKYRPAPLLKKMVRANQLGVKTGEGFFRYNEDGERILEEETGQ; this is encoded by the coding sequence ATGACTAACATTCACGACGTGGCGGTGATCGGCGGAGGCACGATGGGCTGTGGGATTGCCGAAACGTTTGCTAAAAACGGTTTTAACGTCGCTGTTATCGAAAAGTCGCAGGCAGACGTCGCGCGCGTGGAGCTCGCGATCGATTTATCTCTCAAAAAACAGTTGGAAAAGTGGCGCATTACCGAAGCGGAGAAAAAGATTACGTTATCCCATCTCGAGGTAACGACCGATTTTGAGCGTGTAAAAAATGTCGACCTCGTCATTGAAAGTGTTTATGAAGATTTCGTGACAAAAAAAGAGGTGCTGCAACGATGCGACCGTCTCGCCCGGCCAGGCGTCATCTTTGCGAGTAACACGTCGGCACTCAGTTTGACGGAACTAGCAGCTGCAACTGAGCGACCGGACAAAGTGATCGGGCTTCACTTTCTGTACCCGGTCGGCACGCGTAACCTCGTCGAAATCGTGCGCGCGTTAAAAACGTCCGACGAAACGGTAGCTGCCGCGAAGGAGATTGTGGACCAGTTAGCAAAGGTGAGCGTCGAAGTGTACGAATCGCCCGGCTTTGTTACGACGCGACTGATGATGACAGTTATTAACGAAGCGTTACGCGTGTTGATGGAAGGGGTCGCGACGGCGCGGGAAATCGACATCGCGATGAAACTCGGGTACGACTTCCAGTACGGCCCGTTAGAGGCAGCGGACCGCTTTGGTCTGGATGCCGTGCTGGCGGCGATGGAGCATTTATACCGCGAATTCGGTGAACCGAAATACCGTCCCGCGCCACTTTTGAAAAAAATGGTGCGTGCCAACCAACTCGGGGTGAAAACAGGAGAAGGTTTTTTCCGCTACAACGAAGATGGTGAACGCATCTTAGAGGAGGAAACTGGACAATGA
- a CDS encoding acetate/propionate family kinase, whose amino-acid sequence MIILVLNSGSSSVKYQLFDMNGERVLASGNVERIGMEDAIVTYRPEGKDKIVEVMEILEHYSAVEIILEKLVDKAHGVLSDIRDVQAVGHRIVHGGEFFSQSVIVTEDVKQKLRDLISLAPLHSVPNVKGIEAAEHALPEVPHVVVFDTAFHQTMPPHAYMYPVPRILYKKHKVRRYGFHGTSHHYVSNLAAQTLGQPYEQLKIITCHIGNGASVTAVENGKSVDTSMGLTPLEGLMMGTRCGDIDPAAVTFIMAQEDLTLGDVNSMMNKHSGLLGISGVSSDMRDIEKAMSEGDANAKLAHDMYVYRVQKYIGAFTAAMNGVDAIVFTAGVGENSSLLRQRVCEKLTYLGLSLDEAKNEVRSDEPRTISSDDSRVQVLVVPTNEELMIARETKTTVATTNA is encoded by the coding sequence ATGATTATTCTCGTGTTAAATTCAGGCAGCTCTTCGGTAAAGTATCAGTTATTCGACATGAACGGTGAGCGCGTCCTCGCTTCTGGCAATGTGGAACGCATCGGGATGGAAGATGCCATCGTCACCTACCGACCGGAGGGGAAAGATAAAATTGTCGAAGTGATGGAAATACTGGAACACTACTCTGCGGTTGAGATCATCTTGGAAAAACTCGTCGACAAGGCACACGGCGTATTGTCCGATATTCGCGATGTGCAAGCGGTCGGCCACCGCATCGTCCACGGCGGCGAGTTTTTTTCACAGTCCGTCATCGTGACCGAAGACGTGAAGCAGAAACTGCGCGATCTCATCTCGCTGGCACCGTTACACAGTGTACCGAACGTGAAAGGGATCGAGGCGGCAGAGCACGCACTCCCTGAGGTGCCGCACGTCGTCGTCTTCGATACCGCGTTCCACCAAACGATGCCGCCACATGCCTACATGTACCCAGTGCCGCGCATTTTGTACAAAAAACATAAAGTACGCCGCTACGGGTTCCACGGGACATCGCACCATTACGTATCAAACCTAGCAGCGCAAACGCTCGGACAACCATATGAGCAGTTAAAAATTATTACGTGTCACATTGGCAACGGGGCGAGTGTGACTGCGGTCGAAAACGGCAAATCGGTTGATACGAGTATGGGCTTGACGCCGCTCGAAGGTTTAATGATGGGGACGCGCTGTGGGGATATTGATCCTGCTGCGGTCACATTCATTATGGCCCAGGAAGATTTGACGCTCGGCGATGTCAATTCGATGATGAACAAACATAGTGGGCTACTCGGTATTTCCGGCGTGAGCAGCGATATGCGCGACATTGAAAAAGCGATGTCCGAAGGCGATGCAAACGCAAAACTCGCCCACGACATGTACGTGTATCGCGTACAAAAATATATCGGAGCCTTTACGGCGGCGATGAACGGGGTTGACGCGATCGTCTTTACCGCAGGGGTCGGGGAAAATTCGTCCCTGCTCCGCCAGCGCGTGTGTGAGAAACTCACCTATCTCGGCTTGTCGTTAGACGAAGCGAAAAACGAGGTGCGCTCCGACGAACCGCGTACAATTAGTTCGGACGACTCGCGCGTCCAAGTGCTCGTCGTGCCGACGAACGAGGAATTAATGATCGCCCGCGAAACGAAAACGACTGTTGCAACGACAAACGCGTAG